The Quercus lobata isolate SW786 chromosome 9, ValleyOak3.0 Primary Assembly, whole genome shotgun sequence region GGACGGACGAACCTTAGTTTCAATTTTGGgttaggtttcatctcgtcctGTGTTACGGACGGATGGACCTTAGCTTCAATTTTCAGcttaggtttcatctcgtctCTTGCTTTGGACGGATGTACCTTTTCATCTTTCCTTTGGAGGAAAGCTCATGGACGATATGTCCTTTCGTCCAAGGATTTCATTCGTCCATGCTCGCTTTCTTTTTTGCGGATCAATCTAAATGATCATATAAGGATTccaataatatactttaaaacaatatatatatttgaaaacccAAACTTATGTAATCATTCGTCCACAGGCATGGCACATGCTCATGAGCTAGTGccttattgaattaaaaatacaaaccaactcatccatgaatagcacaaaagtgaaaacactaatgtactttctaggggattattaaaatacttaaaaacacTTAATAGTAGTAAACACTTCTGCTCGTCCGGATATCTCGTCCAAGGACACTGGTGAAGAGTCAGCACTTATTGATGGTACTTCCTGAGgtgctcaacattccaagggtgttcCAGCCTCCGCCCATCCAAAGCTTCCaaatagtaggatccttgccttttgcagttgataaccctataaggtccttcccaatttgggccAAGTTTCCCGTAGGCCGGGTTTCTTGTTGCCAAGGTAACCCTCTTCAAGACGAGATCCCCGATGTTGaaacgcctaggcttcaccataGCGTCATATTGTCTTGCCATGAGATTTTTGTACCTTGCTGTCCTCTGTTCTGCATCCATCCTGACCTCGTCCATAAGGTCAAGGTTAAGACGGAGCTGTTCCTCGTTTTCTTCAGTTTGATACTTCCTCACCCTGTGGCTCGTCATGTGTACTTCTGCTGGTATAACTGCCTCGCTTCCGTAGGCTAGTTTAAAAGGAGTTTCTCCTGTTGGAGTTCTCGCCATCGTTCTATAAGCTCATAAAACACCTGGTAATTCATCCGGCTATATTCCCTTTGCCccttcgagccgagtcttgatgatcttcagcaaggatcggttcgctACTTCtgcctggccattggcctgtgggtgggaaggtgaggagtaatggttcttcATTCCAAGCTGTTCACAAAATTCCCTGAAAGGTGTGTTGTCAAACTGTCGTCCATTGTCAGACACTAGTACTCTAGGTACTCCGaatctgcatacaatgttcttccaaacGAAGTTCTTGACATTCTGCTGCGTAATTTTGGCTAAGGGTTCGACTttcacccattttgtgaagtaatctattccCACTACCAGAAATTTCATTTGCCGAGTTCCAGTCGGAAagggccccaaaatgtctagtccccattgcgcaaaaggccaagggccaTCATTGGCGTGAGATATTCTGCTGGTTGTTTGGGAATGTTGCTGAAGCGTTGACATTGATCACATACTTTGACatatgctttagcatcagcttggaTGGTTGGCCAATAGAATCCGCTACGGATGACTTTATGGACGAGTGATCTGACTCCCGAATGGTTCCCGCATGCTCCTTCGTGAACCTCCCTCAACATGTAATTTGTTTCGTCTGGAACCAAACATCTTaagagaggctgggaaaaacctctcttgtataacACCTCGTCCATAAGCACATACCTGGCTGACTTGATCTTGAGCTTCCTAgcttcgtccttctcttctggaAGCCTTCCGTCCTTTAAGTAGGACActattggggtcatccaatttccttctctctctatctGCATCAGTTCTGGAAGGTCTATACTTGGCATGTAATATACACCATCTATATCGTCCAACGCCTCATTCGCAGATGCTTCCTTCGCCAGAGTATCTGCCTCCACattctcttcccttgggatttgaacaaaatctgcttttttgaatttcttcacaaggCGTACTACCTTCCTTAGGTATTTCTTCATTCTGTCTTCCTTGGCTTCACATGTTCCATTGACTTGGCCTATGACCAGTTGAGAGTCTCCCATGACAAGTATTGAGTCTGCTTCTACAGATTTGGCCAGTTCCAACCCCTTCAAAAGGGCTTCATACTCCACTTCATTGTTAGTAGTCTGGTATTGCAGACGGGCCTTGTATTTCAATTTGTCCCCTTCCGGCGACTGCAAAACAACTCCTATTCCTCCAGCATATAATGTAGATGATCCATCTACATGGACGACCCATTTGTTGTACTCTCCTTCCCCCAGGTCTTCGTAACTTGGAGTGAACTCTGCGATgaaatctgctagggcttgagcCTTTATTGCATTTCTCGGTTGGTACCGAATGTCGAATTCGCTAAGTTCAACTGTCCACTGAATCAGTCGTCCTGCGGCTTCCAGCTTGTTCATTGTCTTCTTAAGCGGATGGTccgtcatgacattgatgacatgaactTGGAAGTAATGTCTCAACTTCCTAGAAGCCGTTATCAGTGCAAAAGCCAATTTCTCCATGAGCGGATATCTTCCCTCTGCTCCTCTGAGTGCCCGGCTAGTGTAGTACACCGGTTTTTGTATTttcccctcttctctgattaaaGCTGAACTTACAGCGTGTGGGGACACCGCTAAGTATAAGTACAGTTCTTCTCCTTGTACGGATGGACTTAATAATGGGGCAGTTGTGAGATAGTCCTTCAGGTCTTGGAAGGCCCTTTGGCATTCGTCCGTCCACTCAAATGCCTTCCTGAGGACTTTAAAGAAAGGTAAACACTTATCTGTGGCTTTCGAAACAAACCTGTTCAAAGCGGCAACTCGTCCTGTGAGGGATTGGACTTCCTTAATATTCTTCGGTGGCTCCATGTTCAATATAGCCTGGATTTTGTCCGGATTTGCCTCAATTCCTCTTTGCGAGACCATGAACCCCAGAAACTTTCCCGACGATACTCCGAATGCACACTTGcttgggttcaacttcatcttatatcgccaaagtgtttcaaaggtttcctgTAGGTCGTCTAGATGGCTTCCCTCGTCTATACTCTTCacaagcatgtcgtcgacataaaCCTCCACATTCCGTCCTATTT contains the following coding sequences:
- the LOC115961208 gene encoding uncharacterized protein LOC115961208 — translated: MEESSRPPLGEIRIIVGGNPMGQSSKSKKTYLKAVQNVQLFGRTPRTRSMDEPTISFTDEDAERIHHPHDDAIVITLLIADYTTRRVLVDNESSANILYYPVFQQMRLGRDQLRPVCSPLIGFGGMKVQPVGTITLPVVVGSYPQQITKEVNFLVVDCTSSYNAIIGRPTLNSWKAITSTYHLSVKFATEYGIGQAQGDQLAARECYLAMMALDEQVQTMSIEERRVIAEPTEVLEDVLLQEDDPEKFTRIGTGMKEKAREDLIQFLRKSIDVFAWSHDDMPGIDPSVITHRLNVYPFFKPIRQKKRVFAPERDKAIKEEVQKLTTAKFIKEVYYPDWLANVVMIKMDEANQEKTSFITSQGLFCYKVMPFGLKNAGATYQRLVNHMFRPQIGRNVEVYVDDMLVKSIDEGSHLDDLQETFETLWRYKMKLNPSKCAFGVSSGKFLGFMVSQRGIEANPDKIQAILNMEPPKNIKEVQSLTGRVAALNRFVSKATDKCLPFFKVLRKAFEWTDECQRAFQDLKDYLTTAPLLSPSVQGEELYLYLAVSPHAVSSALIREEGKIQKPVYYTSRALRGAEGRYPLMEKLAFALITASRKLRHYFQVHVINVMTDHPLKKTMNKLEAAGRLIQWTVELSEFDIRYQPRNAIKAQALADFIAEFTPSYEDLGEGEYNKWVVHVDGSSTLYAGGIGVVLQSPEGDKLKYKARLQYQTTNNEVEYEALLKGLELAKSVEADSILVMGDSQLVIGQVNGTCEAKEDRMKKYLRKIEREGNWMTPIVSYLKDGRLPEEKDEARKLKIKSARFTKEHAGTIRESDHSSIKSSVADSIGQPSKLMLKHMSKYVINVNASATFPNNQQNISRQ